The following is a genomic window from Perognathus longimembris pacificus isolate PPM17 chromosome 20, ASM2315922v1, whole genome shotgun sequence.
CAGCCCGGATGGAGATGGGGTGGGTGTCTGCGGGGGcctggagggctgggtgtgggaaaTGGCCTCAccgcctcaccccccccccaccctgtgtGCTTCGTTGGCAGCCTGGAGAACTGCCAGCTCACCCAGGCCTGCTGCAAGGATTTTGCCTCTGTCCTCACTGTCAACCATTGGTTGATTCACCTGAGCTTGGCCTACAACGACCTCGGGGATGGCGGGGTGAAAATCCTATGTGAGAGCTTGAGTCACCCCGATTGTCAACTGCAGAGCCTGGTGTGAGTCCCTgctgtgtggggggaggggggtacacGCGCGCATGTGTACATGCTAGGGATTGAGGACTtacttgcacatgctaagcatcCTCTACCACTAATGGCTGTGAAATGCCTCCCGTTTATTATGGTACTGGATGTCATTCGTCAGAAGTGGGTGTCATTGGGCTAGAATTCAAGGTGCTAGAAAAGCGCCCCATTCGTCCTCCTTACCTTCCCACCACTCACTCCGTGGTACTCTGCATCCCTCGGCCCACTACCCCTCCTCTAGCCTCAAGGCCAACAGCAACGTGTCTTGAACTGGAGTCTTTCTCCAGCATGCCATTCTTTTCCTAAGAGTTCTTTGACGCTTGGCTTCCACGAACAAGGACCCTCGTGATTGCACTGGACCCACTCGCCCCCACATACCCTCAGTCATGGCCGTCCCTTCTGTGTGCCATCCTCTATTCGCCGATGCCAAGCAGTAGCTGTCCATCTTTGGGGGACACTCTCTATCCCCTCCACTCTGATGGGCAATTCCTGCATCTACGCTCTCAAGCTTGAGCCAAACCCACAGCTCGGGGTGGAGGACTGTGGCCTTGTGCCTCATGCCAGGTAGGACTTAACAGGTTCCgtgtgtgtttccttttctaTGCGGCTGGCATCCAGACTGTGGCATTGCAACATAGGCAGTGATGGCTGCGAGCACCTCTCCAGGCTCCTCCAGAAGCAGTCGAGACTCACATACTTGGATCTGGGGCTGAACCCGGTGGGGGATTCCGGCATGATGGCACTGTGTCAGGCCCTGAAGAGCCCACTCTGCCACCTCCAGCGTCTGTGGTGAGTGAGGATTTGCGTTGCCCCTCGGCCAGCTGTGACTtgcccttccctgcccacagGGAAACAGAACTCCTGGCGAGATGCAAAATTTCCCATGTGGTACATCAGTGTCTTAAAGTGCAAAGAGCCGACTCACTGGCTCTTATCGGCCTTTGTCTAGAAGCACTGGCTGGTTCCCTGAGTGACCCTGTCCTGCCCACAGGTTGTGGGACTGCTCCATCACTTCTACCAGCTGCGGGGAGCTCGCCGAGGCCCTCCGCAGCAACCAGAAGCTAGTCACCCTGGATCTGGGCCAGAACACCTTGGAATCTAATGGATTACTCAGGCTGTATACAGCCTTGCAATTTCAAAGGTGCTCCCTGCAGATACTCAGGTATGCTTTGACTCCTCCTGTTTCTTTCCTTGGGGGCAAGGGGGTTGGTGACATTCATTCGAGGCATGACATCCCTGGCACTCAGCTTCGTCCACTGACACATGGCCAAGGGCTGATCTATCCATTCCTTCTATCACACGATGGCTGAGTCTGGAATGAAGTTGATACTCAGGGAGAAATCAAGATTTCCTAGATTGTCATGCAGGGGAGCTGAGGTGATCAGCCACCATCTCTTTAGGGAAATCAAACTGCAGATCTCATTTGGAGCTTTGGTACCAGAATCAGCCTTGGAAACCATTTCTCCAGAGTAAAGTCTGGGGCTCATGAAACCAACTACTTGTGCATCAGAGGCCAGCTTGATGTTGGGCTCTTTGTTTGTAACCTTGGCAACAAGGAGCCATGGGCCCTCCCTAGAAGatgtatgttggtcctggggcttgaactctgggcctgggtgctatcccagagctcttcagcataaggctagcactctaccacttgagccacagtgccacttcctcccTAGAAGTTTTAGAAAGTCTCAGATGCAAAAGAAAGATGACTGGTGACTTAAAATCATAATGTTGTAGAAGGAATGTAGATGGTACATTCACATCAATCGTAGCCTTAAGGTGGCTTGTGAATCAAAAGGACATAAACTGCTAGGCACAAGGGATGATAggtgtggctactcaggaggttgagctctgagagatctgaggatcacagctcaaaaccagatcaggaagaaaagtccaattaaccaccgaaaaggtggaagtggagttgtggctgaaggggtaagagcaccagccttgagcacaaaagctcagggactgtgcccaggctgaATTCCCAGACTGGTGTGTCTCTCAGCCAAAGCACAACACAATCACTGCCCAAGGGTGCAGAATGAGGTTCAATACCAACTTCTCTCCCTATAAAATCAACATGGAACGCTTATGTCACTGCACAGAATAGTCAAAGGAAATTGATGCTCCACAAATGAGATCAATGACAATGTCTAAGCATGGCACTTGGGAATTTGGAATCAATCTCCTTGGAGCAGTACTAacatcccccctctcccccccccccccccgccacctcttCACTTGCATTTTGGCCCAGGttgaaaataaatgaagcaaatcCTGAAGTGAGGAAGCTGCTAAGAGAAGTACAAAAAGTCAACCCCCAACTGATCATCGACAGCAACCACAGagagcccagaaaaaggagaccTCAGGACATCCCTGACTGAGCCACTGAAAATATCTATCCGCCAAGCCTCAGCGTGCAGTGGGTACCGTGCCTGGATGAGCTGGGCGAAGTCCGAGCCTTCTTTCTCCCCTGGTGGACATAAAATGAGCACCAGTCACTGACCCCCACTGGGCGTGAAATGTCCTAGCACTGGTGTGCcgaggaaaataaaagcaaatatgtTTAAGAATAGAGGCTGTGTTTATTCACGGGTTCTGGTGAAACTTGAGAGGAGATGTTTTATTTGAAGAGAATTCAGCTAGTATAAAAGAATGTGCTAAGTGTTTGATTGCATTGATTATGCTCTCTACCAATCTTCACTCCATTCTGTATTTTTTCCCCTTGTATTGTAGATAAAATCTGggtccttgcacatgctaagcaagtactctaccactcagctacaTCCCTATCCAATTCTAGTATATTTGGACCCAACATAGATAACTGCCTGCCAAATACTCAACCAAATACTTCTTCTATAAACCCACAATATTTGGGAACTTTTTCTTTCAGctctgggtattgaacccagggtctcccaCATGCTGAACAAATGCTTTACCATGGACCTGCATCCCCTAGCTCAATTTTGGACCTTATCACCTCTTTATTCTTGCAAAGCAatgtacaaaagctcagggacagcacccaggctgaattCCAACTGGTGTGTCTCTCAGCCGAAGCACAATGCAATCATAGCCCCATGGTTGCAAAATGGGGTTCTGCACTGTTAGGGTGTCAACTAGACATCACCTGTCTCCCTATGAAATCAACATGGAACTCTACATCACTGCATAAAATAATCAAGAAAGGAAATAGATGCTCAACAAATGAGATCAATGACAATGTCcaagcatttttaataacagCATGAACCCCTGAGTAATAGCAATCCTGGTTTTTAACAAAATTCCAAGACTACACTTCAAATATACTCCTTTGGTCCTAAGGTAAACTGCAGGTTGAACAGTTGAAACAATGTGAGACTTTTCTATTGTCGTTCTGCTTACCACCCACAAAGCTCCACAGATTGGCTTCTGTTTTCTGGGAAGTGACCCTCCTCAGAATGCTGTGCCCCGTGACAGGAAGGGGAAATATTTCTAGTATAATCCCAAGTGACTCTAGGACAGGTAGCcccacacagaaataaaaagaattgggGAGCAGGGATTTTTCTATTAGTATTTATTGAGGCAAAGAtcatataacataaaattaagcttaattttttttgtgaggGGAGTCCATTGTCGGGCTTGCACTCTGgaccttggtactgtccctgtgctctttagctcaaggctagagctctgctacttgagccacagcaccacctctggttttctgatgattcactggagagaagagtctcacagactttcctgcctgggctggctttgaaccgtgattctcccatctcagcctcctgagtagttaggattacaggcgtgagccaccagtgccaggcctccCTTAGTCTCACTGAACAGATGGTCAGTGAGAAGACGCTGGCTTTGCTCTCTGCTGGAACACCCGGGAGTGTGCCCTGCCCTCCTCTCTACCCCAAAGCCCTTCACCCGACTCATGCCCACTCTTCATGCCACTTCTCCATCCATGGCCTCTCTCAACTGTGGTGATTCCTGACCTCTAACAGTGGTGTCTGTGTTTCTGAACATCAGCTCCATCCCCATCCTGACTGCCATGGGATCTGGGGATCCTGGGGAGCGGTGGCAGGGGCCTCTGCACAGCTCTAACTCTGTGCAGCAAGGGTTTCTTCTGGCTGTACCAGTCCTCTGCCAGAAACCCTGCCAGGAGTACCAGAATCAGGACACCGAGACATATCCGGATCAGGTTCCCCTTGGTGTAGTCCTGGTGGGCAGGACCTGGCAGGAGGACAGGAAGGAGCAGATGACAGAAAGAGGCAGGAGCAGGTGACTGGCAAAGGCCATAACCAGGCCATACCCTGGCTCATCACAGCTGTCTGATCTGAGAACTTCCTCCAGTAGCTGAAATGCCTATGTCCTTCCTGGAGGGTCCCGCCTCTTCCCACCAAGGGCCAGTACTGGGCCAGCCCCATGTTAACACCTAACATTGTGCCTCTCCCAGTGTCACATCCCAGGGCCCCTTCagtccctcctcccccagacAGAGAAGAAAGGGCCAGGGGAAGAAAGGGAACTTCTTTCTCTGGCACTTTGGAAAGTCTCAATGTACCCTCCCAATCCTTGCcaattttggtctttttttttttttttttgccagtcctggggcttgaacccagggcctgggtactatccctgtgctcacggctagtgctctaccacttgagccacagtgctgcttctggctttttctgtttatgtggtactgaggaatcaaacccagggcttcatgcatgctaggcaagccctcttcccctaagccaccttcctagcttGATTTTGGACTCTGTGCCAATATTTCACCTTCTCCCTCTAATGTTTTACCTACCAGAACCCAGGAAGACAGAGCTTCAGTCCCTGTGCTGAGAGAGGACCCTGCTCTGGGTAAAGACATTGAGGCCAAGACGGGAGGATGCACTTACCAAGTGGAGGGCTGGAGCCTTCTAGAGATGCAGCGAGATCTGTAGGCATCTCTAGGAATCCAAAGAAATTGGGTGTGAACAAATAAAACCATTTCTCCTTTTCGGAAACAAACACATGCCTAGCAGGcagaactgcagagcttctgaggACAGCATGAACTACAGACACAGTTGCTCAGATGCCACCCTTCCTTAAGGAACAGAAGACACAGGAAGTGGTAGGAAAGACAAGAATGATGGCCAGGGGAACCAGGAGACTTGAGTGGCTCTGAGTGGCTGGGACCCACAGAAGGGTCCTATGGAAGATGCAGGAAGGTTGCACATAAGCCAGTCTGCATTCTGAGGGAAAAGTAGAAGATTTTGGAAACTGAGGATGGGAAAGAATTCGATCATAGCATTAGAAAGAACCTTCTGAGGTCAGGGGCCTAAAGGCAACCGGGGTTGTGTGGGCCTGGTAGAGAAAGCTAAGCCAGCCTTAGAGGTCTGTCTGGTGTGGTTAACAAAGGCTCCACATGGAAATGGGATTGCATGCAAGCAGGGAGAGCTTGCACTTCCTCTGAGAGAGGAGTGTGCAGTGATGGATGAAGGTCTTCCCATCAGAGCTTGCTGTCCACCATCTTGGAAATGGCCACCCTACCCAGAATGCTCCTCTGCACCGGCTTCAGTGCCCACTTCCTCTACCATTCTCTACCTCCAGACCAAGCTTTCTAGGTTAGGGTCAGAGGCCTGATGGAGTAGATTAAAAGCACACAGCCCCACCAGCATATTCCTTTCTGCCAAACATTAAATATCCAGTCACTTACCAGTTGTGGAGACATCTGTTGTGGCTGAGATGATTCGATTCCTGGAGGCCTCTATGATTATTAAGGAAGTATTGTCAGTTCTTTCCAGAAGTTCCTACTCTCCAATCCCCCTTCTGGATATCTGGGCTCCCTAAACCTTCTTTCTCTGATGCACCAGTCATGAGGCAAATTCAAAAGAACCCTGAGACTTAAGCCTCCATCTCTCCATAGCTAGAAATGATTGGAACAATCATGAGCTGTGGACACAGAGTTATTTCCTCTGGGGTTATTGTTATTACAATTGGAACACTGTTATAAACATCTGTGAGCAGGATTTTATGCAAATGTTAAGTGTTGAAGAAATGTATGCAGATGAGAGCAAGAAGAGGGACCCTGTGCCCCAGGCCTGAAGGAGCAAACCCTCCTGAACTCACCAGTGATGAAGGACAGGGGCTGTATGGACAGCTGCCCAGGAATCCCAGACGTTCCTGATAagtcagaaaaggaaagaagtttgTGTCTTGCTGACCGTGGGACCTGGAAAAACCACCCAACATTCCTGATTCCTGATTCTGTTTCCTTGCATAGAGAATGAGTATGGAGAAGCTTCTAGACAGGCACACAGGAAAGCTGCTAAGAGGAAACAGGGAACATAAGAGTGAAGATTAAATCCAGTCAAAAtactgcatgtgcatgtgtgcaatcACAGTGAAACCCTCTGAGCaattagaaaacacacacacaaaaaaaaaaaaaagtgtatgctGCGCCTTTCCTCTGAATTATGTAGTTAATTCACATCTCACTGCTGTGACTAGAACCCGGGCCTTGTGCTCCAAGcgcaagctctaccactgagctgcatccccacctgtatgttttatttttagtcataGTTACAATACCATACATTAAATGTATCATCTTACTtgggttattttttaaaagtatttaataaCGTTGGTTTCTGTTCTCTAAGAAAGTAAAATTATACAGTCCAGAAGCACCAGAAAATGGGGCGGGAGGGTATAATAACCCTTCCTTGATATGAATCCCAAACAATTGTTACcatttgatgtttgttttttaGCAACCTGGATGACCAGTTTTTATTTGGATTGTTACATCCTTGGAATTACAcagaaaaagaactttaaaagatATAAATCCAGCCGGGcaccatctgtaatcctagccactcaggaggctgagatctgaggatcaagattcaaagccagcccgggcaggaaagtttgggatactcttatctccaattaaccaccagaaaaccagaagtgactcaaagtggtagagcattagccttgagcaaaaaagctcaggaacaggacccacgtcctgagttcaagccccacaactgacaatatatatatatatatatatatataattccaaTGATTAACAGTAGGCAGAAAGACTGAAGGAGGCAGGTTTTACAGTGATGGTTCTCTTGGGTGCTGACACAGGGTCTGCCAGGGCAAAGGGAGAAGCCTGGGCCTTCAGCCCTCACCTGTGACGGTGAGCACCAGGGGCTCGCTGGGAGCTGACCACAGATACGGGGCCTTGCTGGAGAAGCTGTAGCAGCGGTAGGCCCCGCTGTGGGCGGCCGTCACGGCGGTGATGGGGAAGGTGGCCAGGTACGATTTCTTGGCCACCTCATAGGGCCTTGTGTCCCCCTCCTTGGATAGCGCGAATTGGTCAAAGCCATATTGGGTCTGGCACTGTAGGGTCACATCCTctcctggggaaactgaggggctgggatgagCTGAGAGGGAGGGCTTGTTGTAAACtcctgggaggaaagaagggttTATTAAAGACAGGGATGAGGAGCTCCATAGCAGAGTGGAAATGCCCCTCACCTTAACTCCCAGCTCAGGAACTTTTcagccatcccccccccccccatcccaggaAGTCACCCTCTGCCTGGAAGTCACTGCCCTCCTTCCGGGGGGTCACACGCACACTCATAGAGTGGCTGAGGAGGCGTGGCTGTGCTCACACCACAATGTCTGTGTCTGGGGATGTggggttttgtgctggtcctacagcttgaactcagagcctgagctgcttcgctcaaggctagtgctctaccacatggagctacagcgccacttccagcttttttgttgttgttgttggttaattgaagagtcttccagactttcctgcccaagctggcttcacactgtgatcctcacatctcagcctcctgagtagctaggatgacaggcatgagccacaggaggCCCCGCTTCCCCTCTACATGGGAGCTGACAAAGGGGAATGACTGCACTCGAAATGAGACATGTCAAGCATTTACCACAGCCCCTAATGCAGGACAAGCCCCAGAGATGATGTAGGGACACCTAAGTATAAGCCTGCCCTGGGCTGTGGGCTTGTGTCCCAGAATTCAGTAGCTATATGTCAACTTTttaccctcccccagccccagtgctGAGGGCCGtgcagccctgggactggcaggtACCCCCACATTCCCCTCCAGTCACCAGTGGCGATGAGCTCCAGCCGGTCACTGGGTGGGGACCAGAGGCTCCCATTCAGATAGGAGCAGTGGTAGCACCCCGCATGGTCTCTCCTCATGATTGGGATGGAAAGAGAGTCCTGGTCCTCATAATTCCCAGACCCCAGTTTCTCCAGGCGGTACAAGTCCACATGCGGCGGGCCCTGGCACCGGATAGTCACCGAGCTGCCCAGGGACACCAGGGAGCTGGGCAGAGCCCGCAGGGAAGGCTTGAGGAGCAGGCCTGGAAGGTAAGCGCACAACAGAGGTCAGCCCACAGCAAAAAGGGGCCTCTCCTGGGGTCCCTGATCCCTTCTGATATCCCACATCTCACAGCTGGACCCAGAGGACCCGGGGACTTGGGGAGGAAAACTCACCACTCTGTGCCATGATAAGGTGCCCAAGACACAGTCCTGAGGAAAGAGGAGAACCCACACAGTGGCAAGGCGCTGGCCTGTACACTTTCTCCTCTACAAAATGTGGGGCGTGGAGGAAAGTGGGGGTTCACACGTGTGTAGGTCCTCACCAGTGGCCGTGAATAACAACTTAGAATAGCTCGAGCAAAACACACCACCTCCCTGGGCCTCAGATTTCCCACACAAAATACAACCAGGCCTCCAAGGTCCCTGCTTGAAATTTGTGAAACCCTTGGTGGGGTGCACGGGGCCCATCCTGCAGCGTTTCCCGGGACTTACCGAGGCAGAGGAGGGCCCTGGAGGAGGGTGATAACATGGCTGCTCCGCCAGTCCTGAGTTCTGTGGCCAAGGAGGGCAGGAAGGCTGGGGAGCCTGGAGCGAAGGACAGGATGCGATGATGGGGGAGGagggcccccctcccttcctcaccaGCCCTGGCTTTTCCTCACTGAGACTAATCAAGCTGAGGCCGTCCCCTCCACAGGAAGACTGGCACACAAACCTCGAGGGGTGCCACTTATCTCCTCCCAGCAGCCGGGTGTCCCGTCACCCCTCGCCTCCTGGGGCACTATGTCCCCCAACAGACTCCCTACAGCCACTAGAGAAATGTGCCCTGGCTTCACACCTTGCAGGGTATCTGTAGTGATGTTTTAAATTGGAACGTaaatgttggcaaggatgtggaAACACTGGGTGCCTCCTGGCACTgaggtgggaatgtggcccagcCACTATGGAGGGGCATTCATGTCCTTGAGAGTGAAACATGTTCAGTGGGGGGCGAGGAGGGAAGACCCCACACGTACTGTGCGTGCAGTCATGGAGCCGCGCTAGGGGCACACAGGCGGTGGCTGCAGCCCCCCTACAGTGCCCCCTCCTCGTCCAGGTGGGACAGCCACTCCTCCTGTGGCTCCTCTGTGGGTTGCAGGACTCAGAGCTCCATCTCTGGCATTTGTGTTCTTAATTACTGAGCTTTCTGGGGGTTCCCTCGATTGTGCACCCCAGACAAAGGACTGTCCCACTCTATCCTGCACCTAACAGGGACATTGTCCCCTAAGACTGCAGACCTCGGCGACTGCTACCTCTACCACCATCTGGCCTCATGTGCTGCTTGTGTGTCCTGCCTGTGACAGCCATCTTAGCTTCAAAAGGAGCACACAGCCATCCTTCCCCACTCACAGAGAAAAGCACTCGTGACTCAAAAGACATTTGGGGGAATTTTTATTACTAAGAATCGAGTTTGAAGTTGGAACAACCATAGGAACTGGAAGGAGGTGGTGATCGCAGCCTCTGTGTGTCCCTGGGGGGGCCATGTGGTACCAGGCCGGGTCTGTATCCACCTCCTTCAGGAACCCAGCCACTGGGCCAGGACAGCGGGTCCTGGGCACAAAGGCACAAGGGCGTGAGCTCCCTTCACTGGGTCCACAGGCCACAGGGCAAGTTCACAGTGCTCCTTCTGCAGACCCCAGgttcagaggaggggagggaggccacaCAGGAGAGCCTGCCACCCTGGCCACCACTGCTGCTCCTGAGGGGCTTCCTCCCCTTCGGATGGCCGGTGACGCCCCCGGGCAACAGGTCACACGCCAGCCAGCAGTGCCCACGCACCTGCAGTCCAAGTCACTGAAGCCACATGAGACAGTGCCAACACTGCCCCTAGAGGACGAGGCGGGCGCGCACCGGGCATCTCCAGCCAGAAGGTTCCCTGGCTTGCGTGGCCCACCATGCCCCCTGGAGGATGACAACCGCGTTGCTGCCTGCTGACCCTGGGGCAGACCCGGCAGAGGTTACCTGGGCAGGACCTGTCCCCTCACGGAGGACCCATGGGACACCTCCAAGCCCACCAAGCGGGCACTTTCAGCCCAAAGCCTCCGAGCTATTTCCTCGTCTTCAGCCTCAGGGGCTGGCACCTTCTCTTTGAGTCCATCAAAGTACTTTCCGGAAACATCCTCCAGCTCCTCTGCCACGGCCAGGTaggt
Proteins encoded in this region:
- the Gp6 gene encoding platelet glycoprotein VI, which encodes MAQSGLLLKPSLRALPSSLVSLGSSVTIRCQGPPHVDLYRLEKLGSGNYEDQDSLSIPIMRRDHAGCYHCSYLNGSLWSPPSDRLELIATGVYNKPSLSAHPSPSVSPGEDVTLQCQTQYGFDQFALSKEGDTRPYEVAKKSYLATFPITAVTAAHSGAYRCYSFSSKAPYLWSAPSEPLVLTVTGTSGIPGQLSIQPLSFITEASRNRIISATTDVSTTEMPTDLAASLEGSSPPLGPAHQDYTKGNLIRICLGVLILVLLAGFLAEDWYSQKKPLLHRVRAVQRPLPPLPRIPRSHGSQDGDGADVQKHRHHC